One window from the genome of Oryza glaberrima chromosome 3, OglaRS2, whole genome shotgun sequence encodes:
- the LOC127766909 gene encoding uncharacterized protein LOC127766909, translated as MDPRRRADLSVGWADLPPELLEGIMKLMSPLERVTVRLVCSSWRTCARASFPSDLAFEAPRLLLRRPGPPRGPLAFFSLRRAEILPFALPARLSAARCCGHMGGWLAMALDDDREIALCSVTSGESVGIPRPPVFPVAKVVLSAPPTTRGWVVAVLGRSGTIALLQPDAEGEGGRWMAMEDGAKHGGFEDMAIWRGRLCALGGDGAVVAYRVSLGARVAAARVLRAAQHPVGYAAGAGGQQRVRGRVCMYLVVDMSGSLVVVQREYSVRRDAVEVEVEVSRFAAEERKWEAVEELAAGEALFVGSVVSVAARATEGSGIRGNCVYMARREVELIAPHAIGVYSLADGEADGLAISGGHSLAAEPVWIAPSLA; from the coding sequence ATGGAtccccggcggcgggcggattTGTCCGTGGGGTGGGCGGATCTCCCGCCGGAGCTCCTGGAAGGAATCATGAAGCTGATGAGCCCCCTGGAGCGTGTCACCGTCCGCCTCGTCTGCTCCTCCTGGCGCACCTGCGCCCGTGCCTCCTTCCCCTCCGACCTCGCCTTCGAGgccccgcgcctcctcctccgccgccctggGCCCCCCCGGGGACCTCTCGCCTTCTtcagcctccgccgcgccgagaTCCTCCCCTTCGCCCTCCCCGCCCGCCTCAGCGCCGCCCGCTGCTGCGGCCACATGGGCGGTTGGCTCGCCATGGCCTTGGACGACGACCGCGAGATCGCCCTGTGCAGCGTCACGTCCGGCGAATCCGTGGGCATCCCTCGGCCCCCCGTGTTCCCGGTGGCGAAGGTGGTGctgtcggcgccgcccaccACGCGGGGATGGGTGGTGGCGGTGCTGGGGCGGTCGGGCACGATCGCGCTGCTGCAGCCGGAcgcggagggggagggcggtCGTTGGATGGCGATGGAGGACGGGGCGAAGCACGGAGGGTTCGAGGACATGGCGATCTGGCGCGGGCGGCTGTGCGCGCTGGGCGGggacggcgcggtggtggcgtaCCGGGTGAGCCTGGgggcgcgggtggcggcggcgcgggtgctgCGGGCGGCGCAGCATCCGGTGGGGtacgcggcgggggcgggggggcAGCAGCGGGTGCGGGGGCGGGTGTGTATGTACCTGGTGGTGGACATGTCGGGGtcgctggtggtggtgcagaGGGAGTACAGCGTGCGGCGGGacgcggtggaggtggaggtggaggtgtcCCGGTTCGCGGCGGAGGAGCGCAAGtgggaggcggtggaggagctggcggcgggggaggcgctGTTCGTGGGGTCGGTGgtgtcggtggcggcgcgggccaCGGAGGGGTCCGGGATCAGGGGGAACTGCGTGTACATGGCGCGGAGGGAGGTGGAGTTGATCGCGCCGCACGCCATCGGCGTCTACTCCCTGGCCGACGGGGAGGCGGATGGGTTGGCCATCTCCGGCGGCCACTCGCTCGCCGCGGAGCCTGTCTGGATCGCCCCCTCGCTCGCCTGA
- the LOC127766466 gene encoding replication protein A 70 kDa DNA-binding subunit B-like: MAYGGDRIGCCSLLHHAESPMTMARRWFVRFPPFLLQRALVLFFLALPQLIFFSPHGCTTGLGILCWRFHLGEGVASLVYCSQSSGLLETSCSLQVLLKLLSNSLDQVILRVIVTAFPLLLSWLRSLFLVHLLRYQSLMSLCRSIQMDYSLLKDVTQESHRWRVRVRATRFSEFTTANEPDKILRLDLVLLDEQGDMMDAQIPGRRVDQFKPLLKEGAVYYIKYFEVAEARPQYRPVDRLLMAKFTAHTTVTEDTGPPSTFPSYACKILSFDELRARAYKKDILSDSIGIMIAIGLVQTVSYAGVMKAVLNDHITNGRETAVVALWGPHATQFHAENLQQQADNGHVVMLFVGLTVKFRDRQLALQGSTVCRWYPNAPIQETISLISSLHGNPQVVRMIEANFGQKEAINVKVSDICDLNPHEALGNSYVVNIIIRDLVPAEPWWYIACSTYKRGTAREGNAYKCLRCNTDAIETRYRVAIMGIDPSDLANDQAKAAEFTFFGEIGEQLIGRPVLNLVASVHGARDIVPPEIKAIFGRQYVIRTSVSRGSLQRNRVSYQVDSLMLPHPDPSHAICLPSHDTCVGSSGHGSTSANAVEPHAIILSSTQSMPPSTPFVLPDTKDTRDSHGDQHEATPPTPQVIAIAHLDKKRKSSTADENLGHGGSSPDEHDRRKPSVVRTLFVDKLPPELPKCDQLYSSNCVFLASSFVIAKM; this comes from the exons ATGGCATACGGCGGTGACAGGATTGGCTGCTGCTCACTGCTCCACCACGCGGAGAGCCCCATGACCATGGCCAGGCGATGGTTTGTCCGTTTCCCTCCCTTTCTTCTACAGAGAGCGCTGGTTCTATTCTTTCTTGCTCTTCCTCAGCTCATCTTTTTTTCTCCGCACG GCTGCACTACTGGATTGGGGATTCTCTGTTGGCGTTTTCACTTGGGGGAGGGAGTTGCCTCCCTCGTCTACTGCTCGCAAAG TTCCGGCTTGCTCGAGACAAGCTGCTCTCTCCAAGTGCTCCTGAAATTGCTATCAAACTCATTGGATCAGGTCATTCTCAGGGTGATCGTTACTGCCTTCCCACTGCTTCTGAGTTGGCTGCGCTCATTGTTCCTGGTACATCTTCTGAGATATCAAAGTTTGATGTCGTTGTGCAGAAGCATTCAG ATGGATTACAGTCTCCTAAAGGATGTCACACAGGAATCACACCGTTGGCGCGTACGAGTGCGGGCAACCCGCTTCTCGGAGTTCACCACAGCTAATGAGCCTGACAAGATTTTGCGCCTTGATTTAGTCCTGCTTGATGAGCAG GGCGACATGATGGATGCGCAAATCCCAGGACGCCGTGTTGATCAGTTCAAGCCTTTGCTAAAGGAAGGCGCTGTGTATTACATCAAATACTTCGAAGTCGCCGAGGCACGCCCCCAGTATAGGCCTGTTGATCGGCTGTTGATGGCAAAGTTCACTGCTCACACAACCGTTACAGAAGATACTGGACCACCATCCACGTTCCCATCTTATGCCTGCAAAATTCTTTCTTTTGATGAACTCAGAGCTCGGGCTTACAAGAAAGATATTCTTTCAG ATTCTATAGGCATAATGATAGCCATCGGGCTAGTGCAGACTGTTTCTTATGCAGGTGTTATGAAAGCTGTGCTTAATGACCATATAACCAATGGAAG AGAAACTGCCGTCGTGGCGTTATGGGGTCCCCATGCTACACAATTCCACGCTGAAAACTTGCAGCAGCAAGCAGACAATGGACATGTTGTCATGTTATTTGTTGGTTTAACTGTTAAATTTCGAGACC GCCAGCTAGCCCTACAGGGTAGCACTGTCTGTAGATGGTATCCTAACGCACCAATCCAGGAAACAATCTCCCTCATAAGCAG CCTTCACGGTAACCCACAGGTGGTCAGGATGATAGAGGCTAACTTCGGTCAGAAGGAAGCTATAAATGTCAAAGTTTCTGATATTTGTGACCTTAATCCCCATGAGGCCTTG GGCAATAGCTATGTTGTCAATATAATCATCAGGGATTTGGTTCCTGCTGAGCCTTGGTGGTATATAGCATGCAGCACCTATAAGAGAGGCACAGCTAGAGAAGGAAACGCATATAAATGCCTGAGATGCAACACTGATGCAATAGAAACAAG GTACAGAGTAGCTATCATGGGTATCGATCCATCGGATTTGGCAAACGATCAGGCCAAAGCTGCTGAGTTTACCTTCTTTGGAGAAATCGGTGAACAATTGATTGGCAGGCCTGTTCTTAACCTGGTTGCATCTGTTCATGGAGCACGAGATATAGTACCACCAGAGATCAAAGCAATTTTTGGCAGACAATATGTCATTAGAACTAGTGTGTCACGTGGCTCATTGCAAAGAAATCGGGTATCCTACCAGGTGGATTCCCTTATGCTACCCCACCCAGATCCAAGCCATGCAATTTGTCTACCCAGCCATGATACTTGCGTGGGCTCTTCTGGACATGGCTCAACATCAGCTAATGCAGTTGAACCACATGCCATCATTTTGTCTTCTACTCAATCTATGCCACCTTCTACGCCGTTTGTGCTTCCAGATACAAAG GACACAAGGGACAGCCATGGTGATCAGCATGAGGCAACACCACCTACTCCACAG GTCATAGCTATAGCACATCTAGATAAAAAACGTAAATCTTCTACGGCTGATGAGAATCTTGGCCATGGAGG CTCATCTCCTGATGAACATGATCGTCGCAAGCCTTCTGTTGTGCGCACACTGTTCGTAGACAAGCTGCCACCAGAGCTGCCAAAATGTGACCAACTATACTCAAGCAACTGTGTATTTCTTGCCTCCTCATTTGTTATAGCAAAAATGTGA
- the LOC127766910 gene encoding outer envelope pore protein 24, chloroplastic — MKATVKGRYEGDKATAAATLAFTPSAADLRFKASATDAAFARGPSLEGLTLTLEKPGSFLLDLKPHSKDVRFQFMNSALLLDRRVSLTYTHSTTLSPGPAKPPARTALDGSLTFDPANKLSLSHTLGSSGCRVKYSYAHGQDRLTTIEPCFDTANNAWDFVVTRKFQGGDAIKATYQASTKLLALDWTRDSKIGASFKVAASFDLSDQSKAPKLIAESTWNYEI, encoded by the exons ATGAAGGCGACGGTGAAGGGCAGGTACGAGGGCGACAaggccacggccgccgccaccctcgccttcaccccctccgccgccgacctccgctTCAAGGCCTCCGCCACCGATGCCGCCTTCGCCCGCGGGCCCTCCCTCGAGGGCCTCACCCTCACCCTCGAGAAGCCCGGCTCCTTCCTCCTCGACCTCAAGCCCCACTCCAAG GATGTGCGCTTCCAATTCATGAACTCCGCGCTGCTGCTCGACCGCCGCGTCAGCCTCACCTACACGCACTCCACCACCCTCTCCCCGGGCCCCGCCAAGCCGCCCGCCCGCACCGCCCTCGACGGCTCCCTCACCTTCGATCCGGCCAACAAGCTCAGCCTCTCCCACACGCTCGGCTCCTCCGGATGCCGCGTCAAGTACTCCTACGCGCACGGCCAAGACCGCCTCACCACCATCGAGCCCTGCTTCGACACCGCTAACAACGCCTGGGACTTCGTCGTCACCCGCAAGTTTCAAGGAGGGGATGCCATCAAGGCCACCTACCAAGCCTCCACCAAGCTCCTCGCCCTCGACTGGACCAGGGACTCCAAGATCGGTGCCTCCTTCAAG GTCGCAGCGTCATTTGATCTGTCTGACCAAAGCAAAGCGCCAAAGCTAATAGCGGAGAGCACGTGGAATTACGAGATCTGA